The genomic interval ATCAAAAAATATATCCCCGCAGACAGGATAATTATCTTTACCGGAGCCCAGGATATGTTTCTCGATATCTTCAACGAAGGCATGGAAGGGCTGAACCTGATACAGAAAGGCGGTCCCGACACGTATGAAACACTCAGGGAAAAGGGATCGGATATTCTTCAAATTCAGTAGTAATTATGGCATACGACCCTTACAATAAATCATGCCGATGGATTCAGAGTGAATCCATCGGCATTTTTTCGGCCGTCGAGATATTTTGTCTTTTCCCTTCTACTTCTCACTCTTTCTGAAAATCAACGCCAAACCAAATCCCAGGCCGAACATAACCAGTGTTCCGATGATCCCGGCAACCCGTACCGATATATTCGCTTCTTCTCCCAGTGCGGGAACGGTATAATCGGGGAGCGGGCTCCCCTCCCATACTGCCTCTTCGCCCTTATCGATAAAGGTTAGATCTTCCGGCACTCCGAATTCCGCCACCCATTCCAAACCGTCCGGATCGCTGGAGGCATACGGTGACAGGAAGAAGGCGACGGCCGCCGCCACGATCAAAAGGATAACCACCAAAGCAGAAAATCTCTTAGTCTTCTTATCCATCCGCCAGCACCTCCTTGCTCAGTCCAAGTGACGGCTCTTCCGACCATGCGAACACCATATCAGGCCTGGCGCTCAGGACAGTCGCCGTAACCGCAGTGGTGATGAGAGCTTCGCCGATGCCGATGAGCGCATGCGTCGTCGTCATGACCGGGAACACAACTCCGAAGGGGATGGTGCCGGATATGGACAGTTCAAGGCTGCACGTCGCTGCGGCCAATACCACCGACAACCACGACGCGACGGCGACAGCGCTGATGAATGATTTCTTATTTTTGGGTAACAGCTTCAGTATCCCGATCAGTATAAAATACACAAGTACTCCGCCGATTAAACCCATGTTCATGACATTCGCTCCCAGTGCGGTGATGCCGCCGTCCGCGAATAACAGGGCTTGTACAGCCAATACGAGGGTCATTACCCAAAAGCCCGCCGACGGGCCCAATAGGACGCAGGCGAGGATCGCTCCGAGAAAATGACCGCTCGTTCCGCCGCCGATGGGAAAATTCATCATCTGTGCTGCGAAGATGAATGCGGCGCACACACCGGCCATCGGGACGAGCCGGTCGGCAAAATATTTTTTTGCCCGATACACCGCGAATCCACCCGTTACGGCACTCACCGCATACGTAGCGACGCTTACCGGTGTGGATAGGAATCCATCTGGGATATGCATGCTTTTCTCTCCTTTCACTCTATTATCAAGTCAAATCCGATCCTGTTGTCGTCAAAACAAGTTTTCCATGTTTTACACCCTTGGTGCTTATCAGGTTCTCTCCCACCTGAATGATTTGTTTGGCGCTCCCCTTGAGAACGATGATCTCCATGCAATTGTGGTGATCAAGGTGTATGTGAAGCGACGAGTGAACAATATTGTGACTCTCGTGCTGAATGTCCGTCAATTTCATCTGAAGATCGGGCCTGTGATGATCATACACCATGGTCAGAACCGCCATCTTACTCCGGTTGCCGTCTTCCTCCTCCCATTCCCTCCGGACAAGACGATCACGGATGAGATCGCGTATCGCCTCCGACCTGTTCTGATAGCCCTTCTTTTCGATATATTCATCAAATTTATCGAGCAGCTCACCGTCAAGTGATACACCAAAACGTTTCGTGTTACTCATGGCAATAAATCGTGCTACTATTTATAAATACGTGTTATCTTTATACCATGTACCACGCTCTCATAATACTGTCAAGGAAATTTTTATGGTTGTCAGTGTTTCTTTTTTGATATACAGTATCCGACACAATGCAAAATACGGTATTATGGAATCAATCCTCTCCATCTCACATCTCACAACCGGTTTTCTGACCGACTCCGGCTTTCTCAAGGCCGTGGACGGCGTCGATTTTTCCATCGGCAGGGGCGAAACGATAGGCCTGGTCGGAGAAAGCGGGTGCGGCAAGAGCGTGACGGCACTGTCAATCATGCGGCTTATTCCCTCCCCTCCCGGCAGAATCGTGTCGGGAGACATCACCTTTGAGGGAACAAACCTCACCACCCTCTCCGAGAAAGAAATGCGGGTAATCCGCGGTGATCATATCTCGATGATCTTCCAGGAACCGATGACGTCCTTGAACCCGGTATTCACCATCGGAGACCAGATCGGAGAGATGTTCGCTTTTCACCGGAAACTTTCCAAAAAGGAAATCCTGGAGGCGACCCTTCACCTCCTCTCCCAGGTGGGCATGGCGGCTCCCAGAAGGGTGGTGTCGTCCTACCCGCATCAGCTTTCCGGCGGGCAGAGACAGAGGGTGATGATCGCAATGGCCCTCGCCCTGTCCCCGTCTTTGATGATAGCGGATGAGCCCACCACCGCCCTGGACGTGACCATCCAGGCGGCGATATTGGAGCTTCTCGTTTCCCTGAAGGTCGAGCGCCGGATGTCCTTGATTCTCATTACCCACGATCTGGGCGTGGTATCCGAAGTCGCCCAACGGGTATCGGTGATGTACGCCGGGCAGATCGTTGAGGAATCCCGTGTATCCGATCTCTTCAGTGAACCGCTGCATCCCTACACCCAGGGACTCATTCGATCACTGCCGCAGACAAAAGCTTCACACAATCGCCTCTATACCATCCCGGGCGCGGTGCCGAAGCTCTCGGCGATTCCCCCCGGCTGCAGGTTTCACCCTCGATGCGATCGAGTTATGGACATCTGCCGCCGGGAGGCGCCGGGCATGTTTTCCCCCGACAACACACGAAAGGTGCGATGCTGGCTCTATGGGTGATTCACAGACGCTTCTTTCAATAGATCATGTCACGAAGCATTACCCGGTGGGAAGTGAGCAGTTCGGTAAGCAGAAACTCATGGTCCGGGCGGTTGACGACGTGACGTTCACCATACGCCGTGGAGAGACCCTGGGGCTGGTAGGGGAAAGCGGCTGCGGAAAGAGCACCATCGGGAGGATCATTCTCAACCTCGAGAAACCGACCGACGGCACCGTCTGGTTCGACGGCCGGGACATTTCCCTGTTGAGCAGGCGTGAGACACAGGCGTTCAGATCGAAGCTGCAGATTATCTTTCAGGACCCCTACTCGTCCCTCAATCCGAGAAAATCGGTGGCCTCTATTATCGGCGAGGGGATGATTATTCACGGCAAGACCACACGTCGCGAGCGGGACGATCGGGTGCGGGAATACTTACAGCTGGTGGGGCTCTCAGAAGACCACCTGACCCGGTATCCCCACGAGTTCAGCGGCGGCCAGCGTCAGCGTATCGGCGTCGCCCGGGCCCTGGCCCTCGATCCCGACCTCATCGTGGCCGACGAGCCGGTTTCCGCCCTCGACGTCTCCATCCAGGCCCAGATACTCAATCTGATGATCGACCTGAAAGAGAAGCTCGGCCTGACATACCTGTTCATCTCCCACGATCTGTCTGTGGTGGAGTACATCAGTGACCGTGTGGCGGTGATGTATTTGGGAAAGATTGTGGAATTTTCCGAGAAGACCCTTCTCTATGCCGACCCCCTGCATCCGTACACGACGGCGCTCCTTTCGGCGGTTCCCGCGGTGGGGGCGTCGAAAAAAACAGAGCGCATCGTCCTTTCGGGAGACATCCCCAATCCTATATTCCCCCCGCCGGGTTGTCGGTTTCATACCCGATGTCCGGAGGCCCAGGACGTCTGTAAAAAAGAAGAGCCGCCGCTCGAAGAAAAGAGCGGCGGCCGCTGGTGCGCCTGTCACTTTCGATAGAACGAACGACTCGTTCTCATACCGTCGGTTTCATCACACGTGACGGCTGTTTATTTCGGCATGTGTGCGTTCAGCCAACCGATGACGTCGCTGAACACCTCTTTACGGTTCGTCTCGTTGAGCATTTCATGACGGCCGTTCTCATACAACTTGATGCTGACGTCCTCTATCCCGGCCTTCTTGTAGAGATTATAGACCTCCCGGACACCCTTGCCGTTGTTGCCCACCGGGTCCTTTTCCCCGGAAAAGAGATAGATCGGCAGGGTCTTGGGCATCCGGGCCACGCCCTCCGGCTTGAACAGCAGGGGCATGGCGGTAAGCATGTCCAGAAAGCCGCCCGCGCTGAATACAAATCCGCAGTAGGGATCATCGACATACTTATCCACTTCAGCCTCATCCCGGCTGAGCCAGTCGAATTCCGTACGGGCCGGCTTGAAGGCGTTGTTGAACTTTCCGAAGGAGAGCTTCGCCAGCAACTCGCTTGGGGTGTTCCTCCCCTTTTTTTTACACTCCCTCTTTGCCACGAGAACCCCCAGTTTTCCCAGAAGCCCGGGATCGCCCATGGTTCCAGAGAGAATCGCACCGGACAGTCTCTTTCCATGCTGTAGGAGGTATGTTCTTCCCAGCATGGAGCCCATGCTGTGTCCGAAGAAAAAGACAGGCGCTTTCGGATATTCTTTCTCCATATGATCGGTAATCATGGCAAGGTCATCGACGACCTTCTGCCAACCGTCTTCGTCCGCGAAGAAACCGGCACGATCCAGCGACCCGGCCGTCTTTCCGTGTCCCCGGTGGTCGTCGGCGTATACCGCAAATCCCTCATCAACCAGGGCATTTGCGAATCGTTCATACCGGGCCGCGTGTTCCGCCATACCGTGGGCTATCTGGATAACAGCCTTGACGTCCTTTTCATCATCGGGCTTCCAGGTATACACGAATATCTCGGCCCCGTCCCGTGCCTTCAACGTGATGGTTCCAGATTTCATATATGCCCCCTTTTAAATAAGTGTTCTCATGCGAGCAACATCGGCTCGAGCCAGGTCTCCATTTCCTGAAAGACCCGGATTCTGTCGACCTCGTTCACCAGATCGTGATAGAATCCCTCGAACACGGCAAGTTTTTTATCTTCAGATCCCAACTCCTGGAAAAATCGACGGCTTCCATTCAGAGAGATCAGGTGATCATCACCGGCGTGCATCACCAGCACAGGGATGCGTACTTCCGACGCCTTCTCGAACACCGTCTTCATGTCATGCGCCATTTCCGTTAAAAGCCGGGCCGAGATTTTGTTATGGACCAGCCTGTCCTCCGTGTAGCGCTTTATCACCGTCTTGTCGTGGCTCAGGAAGACCGGGTCGATCTCGTTTGTCATGGTAAATTTCGGGATATGCTTCGATAGAAACGCACCCATACGTGCGGTCATCGGGGGCGGCTCACGATTAGGCTCCAGGGCCGCCGATGACAGTATCAGCCCCCGGACCATTTGGGGATATTCCTCGACGAAGCGCGCGGCGATTAATCCGCCCATGCTGTGTCCAAAGAGGAATAACGCCTTGCCTGTTCCCTCCCTCTTCCTGACGATGCTCACAAACGTCCTCAGATCGTCAATATATTGGGAAAACCTGTCCACATGACCCCGCTTACCGTCAGATTTCCCATGCCCCCGATGATCCAATCCATAAAAGGCGATGCCGTGATCTATGAGGTACTCGATCGGATAGACGTATCTTCCGCTGTGATCACCCAGACCGTGAACATATATAATAACATTCTTATATTCCTTCGGCTTGTAAAACCGGTAAAACAGATGCACGCCGCCGGCACCTTCAAAACCGGCCTCATCGTGTACATATGTCGACATAACACCTCCTGTTGTAGAAAATCATGCGATGCATGATGCGCGGCATTATAGCACACATAGCCGATTCATTTCCATATGAATACCTCCCCAACCGTCATTAAAATTCGATAATGACCGGACGAGGTATAAACGTCAGGATGAACAGGACCAGCGACGCATATCCGACAATCCGATGAAACGTCCCCAGCGGTATCACATCATCGGCCACCGGTGGGTGGTCCAGCCCGATAATGAGTACCAGAAGCGCCCACAAAAGCCACCCCGGATACGCGATCGCTCCGAGCAGGACAAGAAAAACGACAAACAGACGGGAGACGATCCGATGTCTCCTCCCGAAAAGCGCGTAGGATATATGCCCGCCGTCAAGCTGGCCGATGGGCATTAGATTGAGCGACGTCACCAGAAAGCCGACCCAGCCTGCAAATCCCACCGGATGGAGCAGGATGTCGTATCCCTCGGGAACGCCGCCGACCGTCAACTTTGTCAGAATCAGAAACATGAGTGAATCGCCGAACACGATATAGTCGGTCCCCTGTTCGGCAACAGGGATGATCTCCGAATGATTCAACCCCCACACGACCAGGGGGAGCGCTACGATTATGCCGGCGAACGGCCCCGCCGCCCCGATCTCCATGAGTATGTGTTTTTTCCCGATCCGGGATTTCATCTTGATGACCGCGCCCAGGGTGCCGATGAGCGTGGGGGCGGGGATGAAATAAGGAAGCGTGACATTCACACGATATAGGCGGGATGTCACATAATGGCCCATCTCGTGGGCCGTCAGTATGGAGAGAATCGACGCCGAAAAGGGAAGTCCGTACCTGATCAGGGAGGGATCGCTGAGAAGCTCGGTCGGCGCGACATAGAACGACACTCCCGCAATGAGCGTTGTGAGAATCGTCAGCAGAAACAGGATAAGCTGAAGGCGCCACCCGTTTTCCCGTGGCGCCTTCTTTTTGAGCGCCCGGCCTCGAGGTTCATACTCCACGTGGGACGGCCGTACCTCGATGACCGGATATCGATTTTCTTGTGACATGCGGTGAGTGATTCAGCGATCGAAATAGATATTTTTACCGGTGGCCGACAGGGGAATGCCCATCACGTAATCCCAGTCCACCACCCCCGAACGCCGCGCCAGTACTCCGGCGCGCTGCATGATCCGGTTATCGACGTTGAGCATCGCCGCCGTCTTGACCGCCGATCCCAGGGCGATTCCCATGTCCATGAGCCTGAAGGCGCAGTGAGGTCCCGTAAACTGGGGCCCCGTCCTCTGTTTCAATTCGGCGCACGTATCGAATCCGCAGGCACCGCAATTCAGACCCAGGGGATCTGCGTTCTTGATGCCGATGAGCAGCATGACGGGCGTATTTCGAATGTTCGCCGCATCGCGATCGTAATTCGGCCTGTTCGTCTCACGCCCGTATTTCTCCATCTCCACCGCCAGGGGCTCCAGGTCGTCGCCCTCGAGTATCTTCGTCAGCACGAAATCCTCGCCCTTCGATTTCGGCGCGGTGCGGGCGGATACCGCCATCAGCCGTGCGGCGATGTTGAGTCCCTCTCTCTCTTCCGGACGGGTCATTATTCCTTCCGTTTCGCTTGGATGTAGGGTTCAAAGAAATCGATGGGCACCGGGAAGAGCGTCGTCGAGTTGTTCTCGGTGGCAATTTCCGCCAGTGTTTGCAGGTATCGGAGCTGGATGGTGATGGGGCTCTCTCCCATGATCTTCGCCGCCTCCACCAGCATCTTCGAGGCCTGGAGCTCGCCCTCGGCGTTGATGACCTTGGCCCGCCTGATTCGCTCGGCCTCGGCCTGCCGGGCGATGGCCCGCTGCATATCTGTGGGAATATCGATGTGTTTGACCTCCACATGGGATACCTTGACACCCCAGGGATCGGTCTGCTTGTCCAGGATGTCCTGGAGCTGGTTGTTGATGCGCTCCCGCTCGGCCAGCATTTCGTCCAGCTCCACCTCGCCCAGGACGCTCCTGAGGGTGGTCTGGGCAAGCTGTGAGGTGGCGTAGATGTAGTTTTCCACCTCGATAATGGCCCTGTTCGGGTCCATGACCCTGAAATAAATCACCGCGTTGACCTTCACCGAAACGTTGTCCCGGGTGATGACGTCCTGGGGCGGAACGTCCATGGTGACGGTCCTGAGGGAGACCTTCATCATTTTATCGATGACCGGTATCAAGAGGATCAATCCCGGCCCCTTCGTGTCGATGATGCGTCCCAGTCGGAAGATGACTCCCCGCTCGTATTCATTGAGAATGCGGATCGCCGACATCAAGATGCCGATAAATATGACGACCAGTATTACTATACCGATTCCTGACATTGATATACTCCTTTTGGATAATTGTTTGCTGTCGTGCATTTCGTTCATTATAAGCGTGCCGAGAGACCGCGTCAACCGAAATAACGAGAACGGACGTATTGCGTGAGCTTTTGAATCAGGAATGCAGCAATCGTCGTCGTTGCCGGGCGGTTTTCACCTCTCACGTATTCGTTCTCCTGCTGCACAAAAAAAGCCGCGGATTGTATTATCCGCGGCTTGTTCTCTCGATGTGCTATATAGATACGATTTTAGTTTTTCAACTTGAGCATCTTTCGCGCTTCGTCCGGTGTTGCAATCTCCCGTCCCGCCAGCTTCGCAACCTCAACACACCACTCCACCTGCTCCCAGCTTCCCTTGGCGAGTTCACCGTTGGGCATACGGGTGTTGTCTTCAAGGCCGACCCGCATGTGTCCGCCGTTCACCACGGAGGTCATATTGGCGGGGAACTGGTTCGGTCCCACACCGCAGACGCTGAAGGTGGCGTTTTCAGGCAGGCGGTCCTTCATGGCGGCGAATATGCCCGGCTCGTAGGGAACACCGCCGGCGACTCCGAAGACCATCTGGAAATGCATCGGCTCTTCAAAGATGCCCTGCTTTCTGACAAGGAGCACATTGTAGAGACCGCCCATGTCGTACACTTCCAATTCCGGCTTAACGCCGTTCGCCTTCATCTGAGCATTGAAGTCGATCAGCATGGCGAATGTGTTTTCAAACACGATCTCCATCGGCACTTCGCCGGTCTTCCAGTTGGCGATACCGAAATTCATGGAGTTCGTATTGAGGCTCGCCATGGGCGGCTTGATGGCGACGATTGGTGCGATGCGCTGCTCCTGGGTGACCCAGGGGCCGATGGCCGAACTCATGTTGATGATGATCTCGGGACACTTCGCCTTGATGGCGTCGATTGTCGTCTTGATCTTGTCAATCTCGTGGGTCGGCGCGCCATGCTCCGGATCCCGGACATGGACGTGCACAATGGACCCCCCGGAATTGTACACCCTGTAAGCATCCTCGGCGAACTCCTCTGGGGTATAGGGAACCGCCGGATTCTGCTCCTTCCTCGTTGCGGCTCCGGTGAGGGCCGCAGTTATGATAACCTTGTCTGACATGCTTCCTCCTGTACGCAGTCGTGTTGCTATAAATACCCGCCGTACGGCGGTTATGTGGCGGCTATCGTCCGATGATCAATTTGTTTGGATCAACCTCATCCCTGAGAATATGCAGTTCCTCATCGGTGGGCGGTTTCGTATCGGCCACCTTGGGCGCAGTAAGAAGCTCGAAACCGCAGTTCTCCCGAACATCCTTTTCCGAGTAACCCGGATTGATCGATGCAATGCGCATTCTTTTCGATTCAGGTTCGAAATCGAGAATCGACATGTTCGTGATGATCTTGTACGGTCCCGATCCCTTGGGCAAACCCGCCTTGTCTCGGGAGTCTCCTCCCTCGAGGTATCCGGGTGTGGTGACAAAGTCCAGCTTCTCCGAAAATCTTCGGGCGTCCTGTGGGGTGATGACCATCATCTTCCAGCAGAACGAGGCGAAGTCGTTGGCTCCACCGCTGCCCGGGAAACGCACCTTCGGGCTTTTATAATCCCCACCGATCATGGTGGAATTGAGGTTTCCGTACATATCTATCTGGGCGCCGCCCAGGAAGGTATAATCGACCATTCCCCGGCAGCAGGTTTCCATGACGTCGGCCATACCGCTGGCCATGTTCGCCTTCCAGGTGGTGCGGGTGTCGCCCACGGAGATGGGCATGGTCGGAATCAGCGGCGCCACGCCCCCGGCCTCGAAGAAGATGACCAGGTTCGGGGAGCTGGTCTTTTGGGCGAGCATGGCGGCGGCGCACGGTGCGCCCGTCCCAACACCCACCGTTGCGCCGTCTTCCAGTTCCCTGGCGGCGCAGCATATCATCAGTTCCATGGTGTTGTAATCAGACATGATCGCCCTCCTATTTGCTACTATTCGCTGTAACGAGAAATTCCTGATCCCTCAGCTCCTGCATCTTCTTGATCCCGCCGTTTAACTCGACATACTCGGTGAAATCCGACACGTTGTAGATGTTTTTGTCCAGGAACTTCTTGAACTCGTCCGGGTCCTTCTCCACCGTCAGCCACTCCCTCAGATGCCCCTCATCGGAGAAATACTCATAGGGCATGTTGCCCGGGTAGCTGCCGTAGGGAACCTCGCAGACCGCGTCGACCAAATAGAAGGGGATAACGGTCCGGGTCGGATCGCTCCTGATCTCGTCGTTGGAGATGATGCGCTCTGCGGTGATGATGAGGCGTTTCGACGCCCGTGCAAGCTCGAGGTCGGCGATGGAAATGCCCCTGATCCGACAGTTGCCGTAGACGTCCGCCTCATGCACATGGATGGCCGATACGTCCGGGTAGAGGGCTGGGGCAAGAACGTAGTTCTCCCCGGTGAACGGACACTTGGCGATCTTAGCGGCGCTTTGCTTGACGGTATCGGTTCCCATCATGTTGCGAATCGGCACGAACGACACGCCCATCGCAGCGGCCTTAATGCG from Candidatus Zymogenaceae bacterium carries:
- a CDS encoding PDGLE domain-containing protein, producing MDKKTKRFSALVVILLIVAAAVAFFLSPYASSDPDGLEWVAEFGVPEDLTFIDKGEEAVWEGSPLPDYTVPALGEEANISVRVAGIIGTLVMFGLGFGLALIFRKSEK
- a CDS encoding energy-coupling factor ABC transporter permease → MHIPDGFLSTPVSVATYAVSAVTGGFAVYRAKKYFADRLVPMAGVCAAFIFAAQMMNFPIGGGTSGHFLGAILACVLLGPSAGFWVMTLVLAVQALLFADGGITALGANVMNMGLIGGVLVYFILIGILKLLPKNKKSFISAVAVASWLSVVLAAATCSLELSISGTIPFGVVFPVMTTTHALIGIGEALITTAVTATVLSARPDMVFAWSEEPSLGLSKEVLADG
- the nikR gene encoding nickel-responsive transcriptional regulator NikR, with the protein product MSNTKRFGVSLDGELLDKFDEYIEKKGYQNRSEAIRDLIRDRLVRREWEEEDGNRSKMAVLTMVYDHHRPDLQMKLTDIQHESHNIVHSSLHIHLDHHNCMEIIVLKGSAKQIIQVGENLISTKGVKHGKLVLTTTGSDLT
- a CDS encoding ABC transporter ATP-binding protein, with the translated sequence MESILSISHLTTGFLTDSGFLKAVDGVDFSIGRGETIGLVGESGCGKSVTALSIMRLIPSPPGRIVSGDITFEGTNLTTLSEKEMRVIRGDHISMIFQEPMTSLNPVFTIGDQIGEMFAFHRKLSKKEILEATLHLLSQVGMAAPRRVVSSYPHQLSGGQRQRVMIAMALALSPSLMIADEPTTALDVTIQAAILELLVSLKVERRMSLILITHDLGVVSEVAQRVSVMYAGQIVEESRVSDLFSEPLHPYTQGLIRSLPQTKASHNRLYTIPGAVPKLSAIPPGCRFHPRCDRVMDICRREAPGMFSPDNTRKVRCWLYG
- a CDS encoding dipeptide ABC transporter ATP-binding protein, yielding MGDSQTLLSIDHVTKHYPVGSEQFGKQKLMVRAVDDVTFTIRRGETLGLVGESGCGKSTIGRIILNLEKPTDGTVWFDGRDISLLSRRETQAFRSKLQIIFQDPYSSLNPRKSVASIIGEGMIIHGKTTRRERDDRVREYLQLVGLSEDHLTRYPHEFSGGQRQRIGVARALALDPDLIVADEPVSALDVSIQAQILNLMIDLKEKLGLTYLFISHDLSVVEYISDRVAVMYLGKIVEFSEKTLLYADPLHPYTTALLSAVPAVGASKKTERIVLSGDIPNPIFPPPGCRFHTRCPEAQDVCKKEEPPLEEKSGGRWCACHFR
- a CDS encoding lysophospholipase — its product is MKSGTITLKARDGAEIFVYTWKPDDEKDVKAVIQIAHGMAEHAARYERFANALVDEGFAVYADDHRGHGKTAGSLDRAGFFADEDGWQKVVDDLAMITDHMEKEYPKAPVFFFGHSMGSMLGRTYLLQHGKRLSGAILSGTMGDPGLLGKLGVLVAKRECKKKGRNTPSELLAKLSFGKFNNAFKPARTEFDWLSRDEAEVDKYVDDPYCGFVFSAGGFLDMLTAMPLLFKPEGVARMPKTLPIYLFSGEKDPVGNNGKGVREVYNLYKKAGIEDVSIKLYENGRHEMLNETNRKEVFSDVIGWLNAHMPK
- a CDS encoding lysophospholipase is translated as MSTYVHDEAGFEGAGGVHLFYRFYKPKEYKNVIIYVHGLGDHSGRYVYPIEYLIDHGIAFYGLDHRGHGKSDGKRGHVDRFSQYIDDLRTFVSIVRKREGTGKALFLFGHSMGGLIAARFVEEYPQMVRGLILSSAALEPNREPPPMTARMGAFLSKHIPKFTMTNEIDPVFLSHDKTVIKRYTEDRLVHNKISARLLTEMAHDMKTVFEKASEVRIPVLVMHAGDDHLISLNGSRRFFQELGSEDKKLAVFEGFYHDLVNEVDRIRVFQEMETWLEPMLLA
- a CDS encoding site-2 protease family protein codes for the protein MSQENRYPVIEVRPSHVEYEPRGRALKKKAPRENGWRLQLILFLLTILTTLIAGVSFYVAPTELLSDPSLIRYGLPFSASILSILTAHEMGHYVTSRLYRVNVTLPYFIPAPTLIGTLGAVIKMKSRIGKKHILMEIGAAGPFAGIIVALPLVVWGLNHSEIIPVAEQGTDYIVFGDSLMFLILTKLTVGGVPEGYDILLHPVGFAGWVGFLVTSLNLMPIGQLDGGHISYALFGRRHRIVSRLFVVFLVLLGAIAYPGWLLWALLVLIIGLDHPPVADDVIPLGTFHRIVGYASLVLFILTFIPRPVIIEF
- a CDS encoding slipin family protein, with amino-acid sequence MSGIGIVILVVIFIGILMSAIRILNEYERGVIFRLGRIIDTKGPGLILLIPVIDKMMKVSLRTVTMDVPPQDVITRDNVSVKVNAVIYFRVMDPNRAIIEVENYIYATSQLAQTTLRSVLGEVELDEMLAERERINNQLQDILDKQTDPWGVKVSHVEVKHIDIPTDMQRAIARQAEAERIRRAKVINAEGELQASKMLVEAAKIMGESPITIQLRYLQTLAEIATENNSTTLFPVPIDFFEPYIQAKRKE
- a CDS encoding 3-keto-5-aminohexanoate cleavage protein, producing MSDKVIITAALTGAATRKEQNPAVPYTPEEFAEDAYRVYNSGGSIVHVHVRDPEHGAPTHEIDKIKTTIDAIKAKCPEIIINMSSAIGPWVTQEQRIAPIVAIKPPMASLNTNSMNFGIANWKTGEVPMEIVFENTFAMLIDFNAQMKANGVKPELEVYDMGGLYNVLLVRKQGIFEEPMHFQMVFGVAGGVPYEPGIFAAMKDRLPENATFSVCGVGPNQFPANMTSVVNGGHMRVGLEDNTRMPNGELAKGSWEQVEWCVEVAKLAGREIATPDEARKMLKLKN
- a CDS encoding 3-oxoacid CoA-transferase; its protein translation is MSDYNTMELMICCAARELEDGATVGVGTGAPCAAAMLAQKTSSPNLVIFFEAGGVAPLIPTMPISVGDTRTTWKANMASGMADVMETCCRGMVDYTFLGGAQIDMYGNLNSTMIGGDYKSPKVRFPGSGGANDFASFCWKMMVITPQDARRFSEKLDFVTTPGYLEGGDSRDKAGLPKGSGPYKIITNMSILDFEPESKRMRIASINPGYSEKDVRENCGFELLTAPKVADTKPPTDEELHILRDEVDPNKLIIGR
- a CDS encoding CoA transferase subunit A; translated protein: MEVISQGTGPLFMDPDPDKARAFFKEKSRALSNKLTNVKDAVKKYINEGDYLAIGGFGAIRFPSAVCHELVRQKKKNLIFCGHTSTHDFQILSAGKVFNKLDIAYIIGLEARGLSPNARAYMQSGEVETCEWTNYAMAARIKAAAMGVSFVPIRNMMGTDTVKQSAAKIAKCPFTGENYVLAPALYPDVSAIHVHEADVYGNCRIRGISIADLELARASKRLIITAERIISNDEIRSDPTRTVIPFYLVDAVCEVPYGSYPGNMPYEYFSDEGHLREWLTVEKDPDEFKKFLDKNIYNVSDFTEYVELNGGIKKMQELRDQEFLVTANSSK